TAGCCCAAAATCCGGGAAAGGGGGGTAATCCGGCTAAGGCAAGTACAAGGATGCCCATAACTGTCGCCGGAAAGGCTCCGCTCATTTTACCTCTCCAGCCCTCTCTGTCGGAGGCTTTAATGCGACCGGCGATCCAGAAGAGTCCGGCCTTTGCAAGGAGATGATTTACAAAAATACCACCTGCAATAATAAGGAAACTCAAGGGTTGTACGCCCATAATAAACATGATTCCCAATGCTCCTGTCAACAAACCGATCTGAGCAGTTGAGGAAAATCCAAGCATACGGGTTACAGAATCCTGTTTCAGACCGATAAGGTTTCCAAAGAAAAATGTCAGAAATCCGATACCCGTAAGAACCTTGAGCAGGGGTATGGGCATCAGAGGCATGATCTTCATAAGAGCGAAGATCATGGCACCCGCATTGGCCGATGCGATGACTCCGGCAATTCCCTCGGGAGCGGCCTGATAAACATCCAAAGCCCAGCCGTTGGCGGGAAATGGTTTAAGTTCAATCAGGAGAGCAGCTGTCAGAAAGAACAGCGCCGCCATCCCTACTCCGCTTGAGAAAACGCTCTGAATCATTGCAGGGTCACGGAGTATCCAGTCCAGGGACAGGGTTCCCGTAAGTCTGTAGATGTAAACAGTTCCCAGGAGAAAAAAGATAGATGACAATCCACCGGCCATAAGATATTTGAAACCGGCTTCCAGAGCTCTTTTATCTCCCTTCAGGGCAATGAGACCATAGGTGGCTATTGATGTTATTTCCAGAAACACAAAGAGGTTGAAAAGGTCACGGGTCATAATGATCCCGCTCACTCCCAGAGCCAGAGCCAGATAGGCCATCATGCCTCCCGGGCCGTCTTTTTTCCAGAAAGAACCCAGGTGAATCGCACCCAGAAGAGCGGCGGTCAGAACTGAAAGAACTGCAAAGCTCTCTTCCACACCCATTCTGAGGTTGATGGAGACAGGTGGCTTGAAACCTGCCGTGAAAATATCTGCGGGGGCACCGTTAAGGGCGGCAGCAAAGGATGAGCCCGCAATATAGGCCATAAAGGCCAGAGCCAGAAGGAATATCCCCTGACTCAGTTTCCGGCTGATCCTGTCAAACAGGGGAAGCAGAAAGGCAGTCCCCAGTGCCGTTATTATAAGAAAAACAGGGCTTACCATTTTAACTCCTTGAGATCCTGAACCTGGGCGGTTCCGGCAGCTTTGTAGAGACGCACCGAATAACTGAGCATCAAAGCAGTTACAGCCAGACCGATAACGATGGCTGTCAGAACAAGAGCCGAAGGCACGGGGTCAACCATTGTGAGCTCGGGAGCTCCGGTCACATCTCCATCCAGAATGGGAGCCGTACGCCCTTTTATATATCCCAGAGAGACAATGACCAGATGGATTCCCGTATCCA
The DNA window shown above is from Oceanispirochaeta sp. M1 and carries:
- a CDS encoding sodium:proton antiporter, producing MSLNLIATVVGFTLLLVGLWGILTRRNIIKMVIGFSIMDTGIHLVIVSLGYIKGRTAPILDGDVTGAPELTMVDPVPSALVLTAIVIGLAVTALMLSYSVRLYKAAGTAQVQDLKELKW